ATGAACAGACAATCTCATTTAACTTGTGCAACAATGGACACAGCAGCTAGTCATGACATTCTCTCAGAGTCGTGCCTTATCAGTAAGCAAGTGCTCCTTGAAGGATTGCGAAAGAGAAGGTTTCCTCATATCTGTCCCAGAATAACCTCGGCACCAGAAACCTTGAGGTCGGATGGAGCTTCTTCCACATTGAGAGCCTTCACTTTCCCGTCCTCCACATAAGCTGACCATCTACACCAGAGCAGCCATTtgattacccaaaaaaaaagaagagtagaTCCAAGGACAAACTGATcatttaattaggcatttcatCCATAAAGTGATGGTCCAAAGGTAAAAATGACGGAAGGAGATTCAAGGAGGTGTTTGATGTCCAATATTAACTTATTAGGGCCTAGGGCATACCTTTCAGAGCGAAGTCCAAGCAAAGCTGCTGAGAGATCTTTAGTCAAGTCCAAGCTCTTATGGAAGCTAGCATCAAAATCCCCATAGAATTCGATCTGTTATGATTAAGATAAACAAGCACAAGTTCATGTCAGAACCTTCTTTCACTTTAAAATGTGGGGAGGCAGAGATGACAGAAGTTCACAAACAAGGTAAAAATCAAGCTTTGCTTGTTGTGCATACATGAACCACATTCCTTCACTGTGTCACACACATACTCTAAAAAAGAAGCCTCATTTGCATCTCTGGAAATGGATTGTTTTGCCCAAGAAAACTTCTGTAGTAGTACACTTTCTTTAAAGATGGCACTAAAATAAAACTGAGGTAAGTATTCTAGCTGCTCTACTGCCATTTCACCTCTGATTGTGATCACTGCATGTCCTAACAACATGCATTTACAGTTTTGCAAATGGAACGTTGTGACATAAAGGAGAGTCATCctcttgaagaaaataaaaacaaaagaaaataacctCGTATTGATGTTCTACAAGTTGCAGGAAGAAATGTGAGGCAATACCAGAAATCCTCACAACAATCAACAAATTTTTCCtcaagaaattatcaaaaagatgAGTCAAGGAACTCAACACCCAACTCAAACATTCCAAAACCATTCATAATTCATTTAAGAGAGAAAAGACTGCCAAAAGGATatttggatgaagaaaataCGTAAGCCAGACACAGTAGTTCATCTCTAGAAGCAAAGAATTGGGTTTCAAAATTAGTAACTTACAGCATCTTTTGCTTTGAGATTTTCAGCCCAGCCATTCATGGTGTAGGGGTCATTGACAGCCACACAAATCACAGAGTCTATGCCTTTAGCCTTAAACTTATCGATATTATTCTTGTAGCTAGGCACATGCTGCTGTGAACAAACTCCAGTGTATGCACCCTGGGAGACATCAAATATGAAAACTTGAATAGAAAGCAccaagagaaagaaggaaaaccAGTATAGAATTGTTAAATATCAACTTGCTATCCTTTATCATTTGACCTGCAGTAGCTACAGCTTCAATATGTCAAATCTTCTTAAAGTTAACATGTCTCAGTTTCCGAGGTTAAAATGGCAAGATAATGCACATCATGAACTATAACCGGATAATGCATTCCGAGAAAACACATGCAATGGTATTGAGAAGAGACTGCATAGACTGACATATGCAGTCTCTCTTGGGCATTAGACGCAAGATGAATTCAGCATCAAGGACTTGggtacaaattaaaaaaatagaaatatggTGTATATAAAACTAGAAATGCTTTAAGAGGTAAGATGGAAGATTAAATATGGCATCGCATCAAACTACATTATTAACAGACAACAACAAAGTTTTCTCTAAACATACTAACTTTGTTGTGCAAGTTTTGTTCAAGGTTACATGTTTTTcaacttcttatttctattttttgcttTTAGTGTTTTAGATTGACTTTTATCTAGTATTGAACACCTCGATATAAAAAAGTACGTGAATTATAACATTAATGTCTGGTGaaacttatttaaaattgtCTAAATCCAaatcgttttttcttttttactttcattttggTTGGAAGTTATAACAAGTTGGTTAAATAGTCACCTCGATGTCCAAATTTTCGTCAATGATGCAGCTAGGATCATGAAGTAAGTGAACCACAGAACCTAAACATGGTGGACTAGCATGCAATCTCATATCATGGACTGCAATGCCTTTGAAGTTTCTGCTAGGAACCCAGCACCTATCCTTTTCACAAGTACAATAAATATTCGAAGAATGGGACAATACTTCATAGAAGCGTCAAacatcaaatttcaatatgatcTCATTTATTAGGCTCTTTTCCAGATTTCTATATACTCCTTCCAgcttttcaaaaataagaacTTTGCAGAGTTCAAAGGAAAGATTTCTATTTTTGCTATCAAAGAGCATAACACGACTCTCTCATGGCAATTGGCAAAGTCTAGCTGCATATCATAATCTATCGATCTATTCAAGCCTCCACACGATGACACCAACCAATAAGGCGAGAACATGAAAGCAACCCATTAAACGAATAATTGAAACGATTCCCATTAGACAATTCAGACGCATCTCCTCTGTCTTATTCAACCATTTCAGATGTCGGAAAAAAAAGAGCAATCTTTGCCGCTAAGTTAGCACTAAATAAGGAAGACATTGCTTGCTGCAATCGACACCCATGAATCAACTGCCCAGAAGACAAAAAGGGCTCGATTATTTCCCACGAAACTACAGACATGAAAGGGCCGAGAGTTCACTCACCGGGAGTCCGAAAATCACCACCTTCTTGCCCTGAAATCCCATGTCCGAATGAAGCCCAGGCAAAGCAAATTAGTAAAAATTCAGAAGCTGAACTTCCACTGCGAATGAAGCAATCAGCAAGAAATCGAAAACCAACCTCGAAGATATCCTTGACAGGTGTGGTGGCGAACTTGGAGGACACGCCCTCGTCCCAGCTCCGAGCCTTCTGGAGGGAGACGCCCGGCGCGGCGGAGACGATGTCGCCGCCGACGGCGACCGAGGCGTAGGTCCTGGCCGCGGCCGTCCATAGGCCGCCGAGGACGGAGGAGCTCGAGCGCTTCGCGAGCAGCGACGCCATCGCCGGAGGTTTTGCAGTCGACGGAGGTGGGTGCGTGCGGAATGTGGACTGGTGCGGTTCCTTCCTTCTCGACCAGTTTTGCTCCACACTTTTGGGGAAGGAGTGTGGTATTTTTCtacccattaaaaatgaaaatatattttgaccaaaatacaaaaaaggaaaatatattaagGTTTGTTTTACTAAAAACTCAAGAttcgaaaaatatatattttttaaattaatcggttatattgcttaaaaaataaattaataaaaaatatattcattatgGACAATagtttctaattaattattttgatgggtggtaaaaatattttttatctgtccatttttataagaaatataaataataattgttcagataatatttttcaaattttgatttttctatgaaacaaataCATCTTAAAATCTgacaagaaataaaagaatacgCTAGTAAATTAATAGTTGAAATTCGCTTTCTTGCAACACCTGCCTTAAAGTGGAGCCAGGCACGAATAGCTCTAGCTTGACTCAGTGGCTGCTCAAGATCGACTTTCGACAAACTCAAGAGGTTAATTTAATTTCTATGATTGTCTCTTTTTTGCAAAGATATCAATTActcatgaaaatagaaaaaaaaaaagcctttaAAACTACATTATACATCCATATTTCTAGGCTCTTTTTAAGATTGAGCTCAAGCTCGAgttttttttcataaaaccgATCGTAATCAAGTTGAAGTTGAGTCAAATATACAAATTATCTATACTAATGGAGCTCAAGTAGGAATTTTTATATTAGATCTATTCGAATCAAATTTTGAGCATCAAGTAAAAAGTTAAATCAAGCTTGAGCTCGGCGATGTATGGCTCCGTTCAAGTTCacctttttattgatttttagtaAGTGTCTAGTTACTACTTAAGCTGGTTAGCTTCCCTAGGTTTATACATTTAAGTTTATGGATCCTTGATTTTCTAGAAGTGTCTCTTTACTACTTAGGCTTAGTTAGCAATCCTTCATGTTATGGTTTAAGAGGTTTTTCACCATATGCTTTTCTGTATCCTTCTGTAATTTCATTATTAGTTTGCTGAACCTGTCTCATGAGCACGAAGGCAAGTTTGCAACATTGGAAAATGTTTGCAGGTCTGTTTGTTTTGCAGGAAATATgtactttgaaaattttatctgaTTTTTTCAGTGATGAAATCGCCTAGAAAAATAAGTCGATAGAAAGTCCTTTCATGATGATGGAAAACTTATACTAGAAAAATGACTTCCTTTACTAAAAAtcagaaatcaattttcaaaatacgactAAACCCTGAAGTTCAAACTTGGGCCAAGGATCCTCCTGGCTGGGCAAGACCCTTGAGGCCAAGCCCGGATCCTGGCTGCTGGACGGACCGGCTAATGCTCGAGAAAAAGGCAACTGAAGCGATAGCATATTCGACAATTTTCATCGTCTGCTGAAGTTCCAAAGACATATCCAACCGGTAAACTTAACCCCCCAAATTCAAGGATGCTGTCAGGTTAGATAGAAAATGTCTGCTTTTGGCGGGGGAAGAACATGTCTGCGCATCGTTCACTTCCCTCCTTGCATATGCCGAATGGTACAAGTTGAAATTTGAATGATTCACAGTAGAACATGATATTTTCGAACATTTTGACAAATACAGATCTATAAAAACATTACTCCTTTCTCAAGTAAGATCTACATCGGAGCAGCATTGAATATCAACAAGCAAATTTCCCAAGAGAAATTTAAGTAAATCTAGACAAGATCACATGATAGGGTTCCGAGGATTTAGGCTTTTCAAGCACATCAAGATGTCCCAACTCTCAAGTGAGATACCTAACGTTCAAGAGAACTAAATACAAGAGGACCAGATTGGATGAGATTGAGACAAATTTTCTGGCTGGTTTGCTTCATGACTAAAGCAAATGGTGTTGAGAGCGCACGGTAGAAGTTCAATACCTTCACCTGATGAGATCGTTAAGAGAGGGCCTAAGTCCGAGCTCATCAATATATTCAGATAGTTTATCAATTTTCCGTTGCGGGACTTTTCTAACATAACTTACTCACATGTGCATCTTAACAAATGGTGACCAAAAacttcataaaataaattgtcATATTTTCACCCTCATTTTGGGGGAAAAGTGTcagaaagttctaaacttatgatattagtgtcaatttagttcaaaatCTTTTGTCTTAGAGCCAAATTAGTTCTTTGCtaacatgaacattttaaatattatttaaataataattgatttttttttaatgttttctttcctcctctttcccCAACGGTTGGTGAGGTAGTCTCTAGGCAAAGCATGGCCTCACCAGTGTTTGTTTGCCCTTGCCTCAACATGGGGGGCCACTTTGCTTAagcgaggccaacccttgccaaaCTAACACTAGAggaaagaggaaggaaaaaagagagaaaaaaagaaagaaagaaaaagaaatagaaaatctaaaattattaaaatattattgaaagatATCTAGTCAGTGTTGACTATGCTATATAAGCTAGCTgacatccacatcaacaatattcaaccaaaaatagtcgaaatgattgaattgactctagctcaaaatatttaggactaaactaacaccattaaaatgtttaggattaaattggcacaaatgcgaTATGTTTAGACTTTTCTAAtacttttcctttcattttgtttaagacattcctttttttctagtTAGCTTACCAAAATATCCTCATTTCTctctttaaattattattatttttatatcagGCTAATCCACAAagccatatttatttttatcatctctcTTATCGGTTTCACAATTTAAATGCTCCATTACACCCTGTAAAATATCATTGTATCATGATTTTATTATAACTTTGCCTAGAGAACGTTGTCAATCttaatttacaaaattatattttcaatcaCAAGATAATTCTATTTATGATAGCTTATGAACACACAAttaatttcctatttttatcaaatagtataAGTGAAAGtataattcaaaattgaaattaaaattcaatttaattatctagtcgatcttgataaaaaaatgtaaaagaaaaattgatcaaaatttggaaaatgttaaATTGTTAAAAGCATGATCAAATgtcaaacatatttatttttagatcATACACAcataaaggaaaatagaaaagaaactttTTGTTGTTCTACTCTTATTATGATGAAAGCAATTACTATCAATTGTAAATTCAATTTCATATCAAGAGTATCAAAACTTTAAATTATACCTAAAACTTTCCTACAAGAAAATCTGATGTGAGTTCGAAAGTGAGAGGCGTCATTTAATCATTTGGTAATTcataataaaatgtaaaaagctCAAAAGAAAGCACAAATAAGTATTATTTGACTTTAAAAACCTACAAACTTATTGTGGAAAGACGCTCACAATGTTAAAATCGGCTagataattagattaaattctaatttttaactTTGAAATAAAGTTTCGCTCAAActacttgataaaaaaaatacaattaattgTGTCTTCATAAGCCGACATAACTACAAATTTCTAACATTTTGTGTAACTTTCGTGATTAATATATAAGatcatatattaaaatgaatgaccTTTTCTAGGCAAAACGataaaaatatacatgataAGACATTATCTTGTTGAGTGTAATCTGACATATATATTGTGAAATTGATAAGATAAAAGGGATGGCAAAAATAAAGGTCGTTTTGTGGGTTAggttgataaaaaaagaaataataatttgaagagagagagagagggagggagggagggagggtatTTTGGTAagtttattgaaaaaaaatggagtgtTTTAGCGAAAATGGAGGTGCAAATAGCACTGCCCTTACATGGGATGAACAAGCATATCATATGGTCATCCTGCTACATGAATGGTAGCTTTCTCTTTAGCTAGCAATCCAAGAAATATGACTTGAAATGGTCGAGCCTCTAAAATCATCATCTTTTTACAATATTTCATCATATTCCATAATGCAGGAGGAAAGTCAATGAAAGACGACTTATTTATTTCAGCAATCGCAATGAACAATTTACCCTAGAATGAACATTGAATTACAGATGAATGACGAACAATATTACTTCACATTAGTTTGAATGCAGTCATGAGGAAAACATCCAATTTCCACAGCATAAATGCCAATTGTTTtcgtaaag
The nucleotide sequence above comes from Eucalyptus grandis isolate ANBG69807.140 chromosome 2, ASM1654582v1, whole genome shotgun sequence. Encoded proteins:
- the LOC104424645 gene encoding peroxiredoxin-2F, mitochondrial, which translates into the protein MASLLAKRSSSSVLGGLWTAAARTYASVAVGGDIVSAAPGVSLQKARSWDEGVSSKFATTPVKDIFEGKKVVIFGLPGAYTGVCSQQHVPSYKNNIDKFKAKGIDSVICVAVNDPYTMNGWAENLKAKDAIEFYGDFDASFHKSLDLTKDLSAALLGLRSERWSAYVEDGKVKALNVEEAPSDLKVSGAEVILGQI